A region of Amblyraja radiata isolate CabotCenter1 chromosome 22, sAmbRad1.1.pri, whole genome shotgun sequence DNA encodes the following proteins:
- the cep20 gene encoding centrosomal protein 20 isoform X3 — translation MATVSELKAVLKETLEKRGVMGQLKARIRAEVFSALDDQSEPRPPLSHENLLINELIREYLEFNKYKYTASVLTAEAGQPEIPLERQFLVNELNIVEDTSIKTV, via the exons ATGGCGACCGTTAGCGAGCTGAAAGCCG TTCTAAAAGAGACCTTAGAAAAGAGAGGTGTGATGGGTCAACTAAAAGCCAGAATTCGAGCTGAGGTTTTTAGTGCCCTGGATGATCAGAGCGAACCAAGGCCTCCGCTGTCACATGAAAACCTTCTTATTAATGAGCTCATCCGTGAATATCTTGAGTTTAATAAATACAAATATACAGCATCAGTGCTTACAGCAG aggctgGCCAACCTGAGATACCTTTAGAGAGACAGTTTCTAGTGAATGAGCTGAATATTGTTGAAGATACAAGCATAAAAACTGTGTAA
- the cep20 gene encoding centrosomal protein 20 isoform X2, translated as MATVSELKAVLKETLEKRGVMGQLKARIRAEVFSALDDQSEPRPPLSHENLLINELIREYLEFNKYKYTASVLTAEAGQPEIPLERQFLVNELNIVEDTSIKTVGLA; from the exons ATGGCGACCGTTAGCGAGCTGAAAGCCG TTCTAAAAGAGACCTTAGAAAAGAGAGGTGTGATGGGTCAACTAAAAGCCAGAATTCGAGCTGAGGTTTTTAGTGCCCTGGATGATCAGAGCGAACCAAGGCCTCCGCTGTCACATGAAAACCTTCTTATTAATGAGCTCATCCGTGAATATCTTGAGTTTAATAAATACAAATATACAGCATCAGTGCTTACAGCAG aggctgGCCAACCTGAGATACCTTTAGAGAGACAGTTTCTAGTGAATGAGCTGAATATTGTTGAAGATACAAGCATAAAAACTGT